Below is a window of Geomonas oryzisoli DNA.
CTCGGGCCGGTGCGCAGCGCGCTTTACAACGGCGACGAGGAAGTGGTGGAGGCGGCCATCGGGATCCTCGCGGCTTACGGTGCCGACTGGATCGACGAGCACGGTCAGGCGCTTTTGGCGCACCCGCACTGGATGGTGCGGCGCTCCTTCGTGCGGGCGCTCGCCCAGTTGCAGGGGGCGGATGCGGTGGCGGTACTGGATCAGGCGTTGGCCCGGGAGTCGGACCCGCTGGTCAAGGGCGAGATTGTAGAACTGCTCGACAGGCTGCGCTGATGCCATACTTTGAACCTGAATTGCAACTGACGGAAGAAGAATTCCGCCTGATCAGGGACCTGATCTACAACCACTGCGGTCTCTTTTTCGACGACGACAGTAAGTACCTGCTGGACCGTCGGCTCGGGCAGCGGGTGGCTCATCACAACCTGTCCGGCTTCCGCGAGTACTACCAGTTCCTGAAGTACGACCGCAGGAGGGACGAGGAGATCGCCGACATCATGGATCTCCTCACCACCAACGAGACCTACTTCTTCCGCGAGGCGTTCCAGCTGAAGGCCTTCACCGACGAGATCATACCCGAGGTGATGAAGCTCAAGCAGCGCGAGCGCACCCTGCGCATCTGGAGTGCCGGGTGTTCCACCGGCGAGGAACCCTACACCATCGCCATGCTCCTGCTGGAGATGGGGTGCTTCCACGGCTGGCGCATCGAGATCGTCGGCTCCGACATCAGCCACCGCGTGGTGCAGCATGCCCGCAAGGGGATCTATACCAAGGCCTCCTTCCGCGCCACCGACGAGCGCTACCTCAAGCGGTTCTTCACCGAGACCGACGAGGGGTACCGGATCTGCGACGAGGTGCGGGAACTGGTCACCATCAGCCAGATGAACCTGTTCGACGCCAATCGACTGGCGCTTCTGGGGAAGATGGACGTAATCTTCTGCCGCAACGTGATCATCTACTTCGACCAGACTTCCAAGAAGCGGGTCATCGAGTCGTTCTACAACACGCTGCGCGGCGGCGGGTACCTCCTCTTGGGGCACTCGGAATCCCTGATGAACCTGTCCACCGCGTTCGCGCTGAAGCACCTGAAAAACGACATGGTCTACCAGAAAACGGATACGACCGGCGGCGGAGTGCCCAAGTGAAAAAGATACGGGTAGTAGTCGTAGACGATTCGGCCTATAATCGGCGCGCCATCACGAGGATGCTGGAGGAGCTTCCGGGTGTCCAGGTGATCGGGTATGCCACCAACGGCGAGGAGGGGATCCGCAGGGTGATCGATCTCACCCCCGACCTGGTGACGCTCGACCTGGAGATGCCGCGCATGGACGGCTTCACCATGCTGCGCATCCTGATGGCGAGTACGCCGGTCCCGGTGATCGTGATCAGCTCGACCTCAGGCGACGAGAAGGTGTTCAAGGCGCTGGAACTGGGTGCCGTCGACTTCATCGCCAAGCCGACCAGCGTCATCTCCGACGAGCTTTTGAAGATCCAGCAGGACCTGCACCAGAAGGTCCAGGCGGTGTTCAAGCTCAACATGGCGCGGGTGCAGAAAAGGGTCGAACCGGCTCCCGCCGCGGCCGCGGTCGCCGTTCCCGCGGCTCCCGTGGGGGTGCCGAGCAACATAGACATCGTCGCCATCGGTTCCTCCACCGGAGGGCCGCCGGCCCTGCAGCGCATCTTCTCCTCCTTCCGGGAGGCGCCTCCCTTCGCCATGGTGATATCCCAGCACATGCCCGCCGGGTTCACCACCGCCTTTGCCGAGAGGCTGAACCGCAGCACCGGGTTCGACGTGCGCGAGGCAAAGGACGGCGACGAGGTACTGCCGGGGCGGGCTCTCATAGCACCCGGCGGCAAGAATCTCGTCTTCGCCAGAATGGGAGACAAGGTGGTGGCGCGTATCGTCCCCCCGGGGCCCAAAGACCGTTACGTCCCGTCGGTGGACGTGATGTTCCGCTCCTGCGCGGAGCTCTACCGCAGCCGCATGTTGGCCGTGGTGCTGACCGGCATGGGCAACGATGGGGCCGCCGGGGTGCGCGAGGCAAAGAAGGTGGGTGCCCAGGTGGTGGCAGAGTCCGAGGAATCCGCCGTGGTGTTCGGCATGCCGCGTGAGGCCATTGCCACGGGGGTGGTGGACAAGGTGGTATCGATGGACGGCATGGTGCGTGAGATAGTGCTTCGTTGCGGCCTGTTGCCGCGATTCGGTTGATCAACTAGACGTAAATTCGGGGTGCGCATGCAAAAGGACGATGAACGACTGGTTCATAGCAGGGGCGAGGAGTTCCTGCAGGTTTTCAAGAAGGGGGCTGAGTTCACCCAGGAGCTTTTAAGGGAGAACGAGCGTCTCAGGTTCCGCGTGCTGGAACTGGAGAAATCCCAGGTGACCGGCGACGCGCCACCCGCTTCCGAGCTTAAGAAGCTCAACGAGCGGATCGCCGATCTGGAGCAGGAGAAGCAGGAAATCCTGGACCGGATCAAGCACGTCGAGGAAGAAAACCAGGATTTCGCCGCACGCTACCTGGAGATCGAGGACGAGAACAACAACCTCGCCAATCTCTACATAGCGAGCTACCAGCTCCACTCCACGCTCGACTTCAAGGAAGTGCTCCAGATCATCACGGAGATCATCATCAACCTGATCGGTGCCGAGGAGTTTGCCATCATGCTGCTCGACGAGAAGAGCGACGAGCTGCAGGCGGTCTCCACCGAAGGGATCGAGCGTAGCGAGATCCCGGCCTTCCGTCTCGGCAAGGGGATCATCGGGAGCGTGGCGCAGTCCGGCGAGAACCATTTCGCCAGCGACTTCGACAGCTATGAGCGTGACTTCAGCGCTCCGATGGTCTGCATCCCGCTCAAGATCAAGGAGCACGTCATCGGCGTCCTGGCCATCTACAAGCTGTTGATGCAGAAAAAGGAATTCGCCGCCGTCGACTATGAACTTTTCACCCTGCTGGCCGGCCATGCCGCCACCGCCATCTTCAGCTCGCGGCTCTACAGCGATTCGGAGCGTAAGCTGTCGACCATCCAGGGGTTCATTGATCTTTTGACGAAATAGCCAGCTGTGCAATGGGGGATACAGTTCAGATGTCAGATTACAACGTATTGATAGTTGAAGATTCACCCACCATGAGGCAGCTCATCGCCTTTGCGCTGAAGCGGATCAGGGGGGTGCGGATAGTCGAGGCCAACGATGGTGTCGACGGTTTGAAGAAGCTTTCTTCCGAGCGTTTCGACCTGATCCTGACCGACATCAACATGCCGATCATGGACGGCCTGAAGTTGGTGAGCCTGGTGCGAAACGACGCCAACTACAAGGCCATACCGATCGTGGTGATCACCACCGAGGGTGCCCAGGAAGACAGGGAGCGTGCCTTGGCGCTGGGTGCCAACGACTACATCACCAAGCCGATCCAGCCGACCAAGATCCTGGACGTGGCCAAGGCCCTGCTCCGGATCGCCTAACCGGTTCCGCCCGGTCCGCACGTCCCCCCCTTGCCGCCCTCCCTTGAGAGAGGTGGGGAAGGGGGCATCCCCGGCACCGTCCATCGTTGCCACAGGTCGTGGTGTCCCCGTGTTCGCAGCTTCAGCCGTTTCCACCGGCTCCACCAGGTCCACCAGGTCCACTAAAGTATCCGCAACCCACGGTTGCAGACATTAAAATATTGCGCGTCCCCTCGGGGACGCTGGAAGGCGGGTTTAATGGAAGAAAAATACGTCCCCTCAGCAGTAGAGGGCAAATGGCAGCAGTTCTGGGCTACCCACAACAGCTTCAAGGCGACCGAAGACGCGAGCCGCAAGAAGTACTACCTCCTGGAGATGTTCCCGTACCCCTCCGGCAAGATCCACATGGGGCACGTCAGGAACTACTCCATCGGCGACGTCATCGCCCGCTTCAAGAGGATGCAGGGGTACAACGTGCTGCACCCGATGGGTTGGGACGCCTTCGGCATGCCGGCTGAGAACGCGGCCATCCAGAACAAGAGCCATCCCGCCAAATGGACCTACGAGAACATCGCCTACATGCGCGGCCAGTTGAAGCGCCTGGGCCTTTCCTACGACTGGGAGCGCGAGCTCGCCACCTGCGACCTCGACTACTACAAGTGGGAGCAGAAGATCTTCCTGGAGATGTACAAAAAGGGGCTCGCCTACAAGAAATCCTCCGCCGTCAACTGGTGTCCCAAGTGCGAGACGGTTCTCGCCAACGAGCAGGTCGAGGACGGCTGCTGCTGGCGCTGCGACTCCCTGGTCCAGCAGAAGGAGCTCGAGCAGTGGTCCTTCCGCATCACCAACTACGCACAGGAACTGCTGGATGATACCTACAAGCTGACCGGCTGGCCGGAGCGCGTGCTCACCATGCAGCGCAACTGGATCGGCCGCTCGGTGGGCTGCGAAATCGATTTCGCCCTCGAGAGCGGTCTCGGCAAGATCAGGGTCTTCACCACCAGGCAGGACACCCTTTTCGGCGCCACCTTCATGTCGCTGGCCGCAGAGCACCCGATGGCGCAGGACCTCGCCACCGCCGGGCAGCGCGCCGCCGTGGAAGCCTTCATCGACAAGGTGAAGAAGACCGACCGCATCAAGCGCTCCGCCGACGACCAGGAGAAGGAAGGCGTCTTCACCGGCTCCTACTGCATCAACCCGGTCACCAACGCGAAGATGCCGATCTACCTCGCCAACTTCGTCCTCATGGACTACGGCACCGGCGCCGTCATGGCCGTCCCGACCCACGACCAGCGCGACTTCGAATTCGCCAAGAAGTACGACCTGCCGCTCAAGGTCGTGATCCAGCCCGAAGGTGAGACCCTCGATCCCGCAGCCATGACCGAGGCCTACACCGCCGACGGGATCATGGTCAACTCCGGCCGCTTCGACGGCATGGGTAACAGCGACGCCAAGGAAGCCATCGCCGACTTCCTCGAGAAAGAAGGGATCGGCAAGAAGACCGTCAACTTCCGCCTGCGCGACTGGGGCATCTCCCGCCAGCGCTACTGGGGCAACCCGATCCCGGTGATCAACTGCGACCTCTGCGGTGTAGTTCCCGTTCCGGAAGCGGATCTGCCGGTCGTGCTCCCCATGGACGCCGAGTTCACCGGCGAGGGGGGCAACCCGCTGGCGCGCGTGGACAGCTTCACCACCTGCACCTGCCCGCAGTGCGGCGAGGCCGCCCGCCGCGAGACCGACACCATGGACACCTTCGTGCAGTCCTCCTGGTACTTCCTGCGCTACTGCTCGCCCAAGTTCACCGCCGGTCCGCTGGACCGCGAACAGGTCGAGCACTGGATGCCGGTGGACCAGTACATCGGCGGCATCGAGCACGCCGTACTGCACCTGCTCTACGCCCGTTTCTTCACCAAGGTGCTCAGGGACTTAGGCTACTGCAACGTGGACGAGCCGTTCTCCAACCTGCTCACCCAGGGGATGGTGATCAAGGACGGCGCCAAGATGTCCAAGTCCAAGGGGAACGTCGTCGACCCCAACGCCCTCATCGAGCGCTACGGCGCCGATACCGCGCGGCTCTTCTCCCTGTTCGCCGCGCCGCCGGAGAAGGATCTCGACTGGAGCGACCAGGGCGTCGACGGGAGCTACCGCTTCCTGAACCGCGTCTGGCGCCTGGTCTACGACGTGCTCCCGGCCGTGAAGGGAGTCGGTGCCGTTGAGGCGGACAAGCTTTCCGCGGAAGGGAAGAAGCTGCGCCGCGCGGTGCACAAGACCATCAAGAAGGTCTCCGAGGATGTCGAGGAGCGCTTCCACTTCAACACCGCCATCGCCGCTGTCATGGAGCTGGTCAACGCCATCCAGGGCTTCGCGGCGAAGGACGCCCCGGAGAACGTCGCCGTGGTGCGCGAAGCGGTGGAGTCCGTGGTGCGCCTGCTCGCTCCCTTCGTTCCGCACTTCGCCGAGGAACTCTGGGCTGAGCTCGGCCACGAGGTAGGTCTCGAGCAGGCGGGTTGGCCCGGTTATGACGCCGACGCCGTCGTCGACGAGGAGATCACCGTCGTGATCCAGGTGAACGGCAAGCTGAGAAGCAAGCTGACCGTCGCCCCGGACGCCAAGGAGGAAGACGTCCGTGCTGCCGCCCTTGCCGACGACAAGATCCTGCCGTACCTGGAAGGAAAAAGCGTCAAGAAGGTCGTCTACGTCCCCGGCAAGCTGGTCAGCATCGTCGTCGCGTAGCAGTGAGGAAGCGTTCCATGACAGTCACCAGGCTCTTCACAAGGCTGGGCCTCGTCGCCCTGCTCGCGACGCTTTTCAGCGGCTGCAGCTACAGCCCGGTAATCCAGCACGGCCCTCTGGCCGGCGCCAACGGCGTCAACGTGGTGCTCTTCGCCAACAAGAGCTACCGCCCGGGCGTCGAGGCGGTCCTGGCCCGGGAGATGATCGATGAATTCAACTTCCGGACCGGCGGCAAGGTCCTTCCTGCGGACCGGGCGGAACTTGAACTCTCCGGCACGGTACTCTCCTACAACTCGGTGCCGGTCTCCTATACCGCCGCCGACGTGATCCGGGAGTACAACGCCATTCTTTCCGTCCAGGCCACCCTGCGCGACGTAAAGGCGCACAAGGTGCTCTGGAAGGGGGATGTCACCGAGCAGCAGGTTTACCCGGTGAACACGAACATCGCTCTGCAGCAGGATGCCGAGGAAGCGGCCATCGAGAAGATCAGCGGACGCATCTCCGAGCGGATCTGGCAGAAGCTCGGCGAGCGCTTCTAGCGGCCTCGACAACAACAGCAAACATTGACGCCGCCCATTCAGCATCTGGCTGGTGGGCGGTTTTTTTGACGTGAGGTCAGTGATGAAACCGGAAGAGTTCAACAAAGCGGTGGAAAAGGGTGAGCTGGCATCGCTGTACCTTCTGTACGGTGACGAGCCGTACCTCGTGGAGCGCGCCGTCAAGAAGCTGCTGGACCGGGCCGTGGATCCCGGTTTCCGCGACTTCAACCTGGATGTCTTCTACGGCAACGAATGCAAGGGTGAGGAGGTCTTCTCCGCCGCGCAAACCCTGCCCATGTTCGCGGACCGCCGCGTCGTGCTGGTGAAGAAGGGAGGTGACCTCTCGGCCCATGCCATGGAGGTTTTGCTTCCGTACCTGCAGGACCCGTCGCCGGGTACCTGTCTCATCCTGCAGGCCGAGAAGGTGGACGGACGCAAGAAGTTCTACGCCGACTTCAAAAAACGCGGTGAAGCCGTCGAGTTCAAGCGTCCCTACGAGAACCAGCTCGGCCCCTACGTGCGCGACGAAGTGCGTGCCGCCGGGAAGAAGATCGAGCCGGCCGCGGCGGAACTGCTCGCCTACCTGGTGGGGAACAACCTGCAGGAGCTGGTTTCCCAGATCGAGAAGCTGTGCACCTACTGCGGCAAGAAGGAGACGGTAGCGGTTGCCGACGTCAAGGCCATCGTCTCCGACACCAAGGTGGAGAGCGTCTTCGAGTTCACCGATGCCCTGGGCAGCAAGGAGTTGCCGCGGGCCTTGAAGATGCTCACCGCCCTGCTGCAGGACGGCGAGGCGCCTCTGCGCGTTTTGGGCGCCGTGGCGCGGCACTACCGCCAGCTCTGGCAGGTGCGCGAACTATTGGATCGCAAGGTGCCCCAGTCCGAGCTCGCCAAGGCATCCGGGATCAACCCCTATTTCCTGAACAAGGTCACGGCGCAGGCGAGGAACTACACGGTAGGGGAGCTGAAGCGGATTTTCGAGCGGATGTTGGAGCTGGACCTGGCTTTCAAGTCCGGCGGTCTGGAAGAGCCCCTGTTCGAGCGTTTCGTGATGGACGCCTGCAGGCGCTAGGTACGATTACCTCCCCCGGAGGGGGAGGGCCGGGGAGGGGGGCTTGTCCCTGCAGAGACAGGAAAGCACAAACTAGAAAAGGGAATCCCCGGTTGGGAATTCCCTTTTTGCTTTCATGTAATCCGCTACCGGACTAGGCCAGGGTGTTGACCAGTTTGGTGAGGCGGGAAACGTTCCTGGAAGCGTTGGAGGAGTGGATGATCCCCTTGGTTGCGGCACCGTCGATGACCGGGATAGCAGCAGCCAGAGCAGCCTTTGCAGCATCCTGATCCTTGGTGGCAACCGCTTCGCGGACGCGCTTGATGAAAGTGCGCAGGGTAGAACGCTCGTGCTTGTTGCGCTCAGTCCTCTTTGCGGTCTGCTTGATCCTCTTCATTGCCGATTTATGATTTGCCAAACTGCACCTCCGGGTATTTTAAAAATGTAGCTTTTAGGTTTTTTGGAAAGAGGAATTATATAACACCCGGGCGGCGATGAGTCAAGCACAAATCCGCCCGCAGCCGAAAATACTTCCCGCCACGCGAACAGGGAACCATACCATTGTTTTTTCAGCAAAGCCAGCAAAAACTGCCGTCCAGGTAGCTCCACCTCGCCCCCGTCGGCCCCTCCGCCCCCCTCGCTGTGTTCCACCAGTTCCACCCTGTCTCCCCTGTCCACCGCATCCCCGGCTTGACATTCGACTTTTTGAATACTATTCTGCCTTACCATCAGAACCGTTGCCCATCACACCGGAGGGAAAAGCATGCAAACAGACAACAGGCGCGATTTCGATGCCGTAGCCGAACAATGGGACCAGGAGCCGCGCCGTCTGAAACTGGCGCAGGATGTCGTGGCGGCGCTCCGAAAGGCTCTTCCTCTCACGTCGAACATGGCGGCATTGGACTACGGTTGCGGCAGTGGCCTCGTCACACTTGGACTGCAGCCCTTCGTCGGCCGTATCACCGGGGCCGACAGCTCGCAGGGCATGCTGGACGTCCTCGACAAGAAGATCCAGGCTGAAGCTCTGCTCAACGTCTCCACTTTATTGCTCGACCTCGAGCAGCAGCGCCTGGAAGGGAGCTTTGACCTCATCGTGAGCAGCATGACCCTGCACCACGTCCAGGACGTCCCATCCCTGATCGCCACCCTGGCCAAGGCCCTGAAGCCTGGCGGCTGGCTCGCCCTGGCCGACTTGGAAAGCGAGGACGGCCGCTTCCACGACGACCCCACCGGGGTCCTGCATCACGGCTTCTCCCGCGAATTCCT
It encodes the following:
- a CDS encoding CheR family methyltransferase, producing MPYFEPELQLTEEEFRLIRDLIYNHCGLFFDDDSKYLLDRRLGQRVAHHNLSGFREYYQFLKYDRRRDEEIADIMDLLTTNETYFFREAFQLKAFTDEIIPEVMKLKQRERTLRIWSAGCSTGEEPYTIAMLLLEMGCFHGWRIEIVGSDISHRVVQHARKGIYTKASFRATDERYLKRFFTETDEGYRICDEVRELVTISQMNLFDANRLALLGKMDVIFCRNVIIYFDQTSKKRVIESFYNTLRGGGYLLLGHSESLMNLSTAFALKHLKNDMVYQKTDTTGGGVPK
- a CDS encoding protein-glutamate methylesterase/protein-glutamine glutaminase encodes the protein MKKIRVVVVDDSAYNRRAITRMLEELPGVQVIGYATNGEEGIRRVIDLTPDLVTLDLEMPRMDGFTMLRILMASTPVPVIVISSTSGDEKVFKALELGAVDFIAKPTSVISDELLKIQQDLHQKVQAVFKLNMARVQKRVEPAPAAAAVAVPAAPVGVPSNIDIVAIGSSTGGPPALQRIFSSFREAPPFAMVISQHMPAGFTTAFAERLNRSTGFDVREAKDGDEVLPGRALIAPGGKNLVFARMGDKVVARIVPPGPKDRYVPSVDVMFRSCAELYRSRMLAVVLTGMGNDGAAGVREAKKVGAQVVAESEESAVVFGMPREAIATGVVDKVVSMDGMVREIVLRCGLLPRFG
- a CDS encoding GAF domain-containing protein, producing the protein MQKDDERLVHSRGEEFLQVFKKGAEFTQELLRENERLRFRVLELEKSQVTGDAPPASELKKLNERIADLEQEKQEILDRIKHVEEENQDFAARYLEIEDENNNLANLYIASYQLHSTLDFKEVLQIITEIIINLIGAEEFAIMLLDEKSDELQAVSTEGIERSEIPAFRLGKGIIGSVAQSGENHFASDFDSYERDFSAPMVCIPLKIKEHVIGVLAIYKLLMQKKEFAAVDYELFTLLAGHAATAIFSSRLYSDSERKLSTIQGFIDLLTK
- a CDS encoding response regulator; this encodes MSDYNVLIVEDSPTMRQLIAFALKRIRGVRIVEANDGVDGLKKLSSERFDLILTDINMPIMDGLKLVSLVRNDANYKAIPIVVITTEGAQEDRERALALGANDYITKPIQPTKILDVAKALLRIA
- the leuS gene encoding leucine--tRNA ligase, encoding MEEKYVPSAVEGKWQQFWATHNSFKATEDASRKKYYLLEMFPYPSGKIHMGHVRNYSIGDVIARFKRMQGYNVLHPMGWDAFGMPAENAAIQNKSHPAKWTYENIAYMRGQLKRLGLSYDWERELATCDLDYYKWEQKIFLEMYKKGLAYKKSSAVNWCPKCETVLANEQVEDGCCWRCDSLVQQKELEQWSFRITNYAQELLDDTYKLTGWPERVLTMQRNWIGRSVGCEIDFALESGLGKIRVFTTRQDTLFGATFMSLAAEHPMAQDLATAGQRAAVEAFIDKVKKTDRIKRSADDQEKEGVFTGSYCINPVTNAKMPIYLANFVLMDYGTGAVMAVPTHDQRDFEFAKKYDLPLKVVIQPEGETLDPAAMTEAYTADGIMVNSGRFDGMGNSDAKEAIADFLEKEGIGKKTVNFRLRDWGISRQRYWGNPIPVINCDLCGVVPVPEADLPVVLPMDAEFTGEGGNPLARVDSFTTCTCPQCGEAARRETDTMDTFVQSSWYFLRYCSPKFTAGPLDREQVEHWMPVDQYIGGIEHAVLHLLYARFFTKVLRDLGYCNVDEPFSNLLTQGMVIKDGAKMSKSKGNVVDPNALIERYGADTARLFSLFAAPPEKDLDWSDQGVDGSYRFLNRVWRLVYDVLPAVKGVGAVEADKLSAEGKKLRRAVHKTIKKVSEDVEERFHFNTAIAAVMELVNAIQGFAAKDAPENVAVVREAVESVVRLLAPFVPHFAEELWAELGHEVGLEQAGWPGYDADAVVDEEITVVIQVNGKLRSKLTVAPDAKEEDVRAAALADDKILPYLEGKSVKKVVYVPGKLVSIVVA
- the lptE gene encoding LPS assembly lipoprotein LptE, which codes for MTVTRLFTRLGLVALLATLFSGCSYSPVIQHGPLAGANGVNVVLFANKSYRPGVEAVLAREMIDEFNFRTGGKVLPADRAELELSGTVLSYNSVPVSYTAADVIREYNAILSVQATLRDVKAHKVLWKGDVTEQQVYPVNTNIALQQDAEEAAIEKISGRISERIWQKLGERF
- the holA gene encoding DNA polymerase III subunit delta — protein: MKPEEFNKAVEKGELASLYLLYGDEPYLVERAVKKLLDRAVDPGFRDFNLDVFYGNECKGEEVFSAAQTLPMFADRRVVLVKKGGDLSAHAMEVLLPYLQDPSPGTCLILQAEKVDGRKKFYADFKKRGEAVEFKRPYENQLGPYVRDEVRAAGKKIEPAAAELLAYLVGNNLQELVSQIEKLCTYCGKKETVAVADVKAIVSDTKVESVFEFTDALGSKELPRALKMLTALLQDGEAPLRVLGAVARHYRQLWQVRELLDRKVPQSELAKASGINPYFLNKVTAQARNYTVGELKRIFERMLELDLAFKSGGLEEPLFERFVMDACRR
- the rpsT gene encoding 30S ribosomal protein S20, with the protein product MANHKSAMKRIKQTAKRTERNKHERSTLRTFIKRVREAVATKDQDAAKAALAAAIPVIDGAATKGIIHSSNASRNVSRLTKLVNTLA
- a CDS encoding class I SAM-dependent DNA methyltransferase, with product MQTDNRRDFDAVAEQWDQEPRRLKLAQDVVAALRKALPLTSNMAALDYGCGSGLVTLGLQPFVGRITGADSSQGMLDVLDKKIQAEALLNVSTLLLDLEQQRLEGSFDLIVSSMTLHHVQDVPSLIATLAKALKPGGWLALADLESEDGRFHDDPTGVLHHGFSREFLTGEFAANGLADVAVVTAAAIDKPGADGTPRRYPVLLCVGHK